CTATTTACCCTGAAAAGTTTTCCTGGGAAGTAGGTGAGATTAAGCAAACAGTCTGACACAGGCGAAACAAACATTTTCCCCAAATGCATCTTAAGACACTCCGCAGAAGAGCCAGGTCCCTCTGCCCTCTTACCTGGGAAAGCGTGTGGATTGGGCGACCCTCTCTTAAGGCACTTAGAACAGAGAATGTGCACCGTGTAGTGCAGTCCAGGCCATTCCTGAAGTAGGACATTCAGTTCCTCTACCAAGGGGGTGATGGCTTGCCATGCCGTCCATATGTTCGGTAAGGATGCGtggctggcgatggacagggtgTCCGGCTGCAGGACCCCCTTGGCAGGTCTGTAGCTCACCACCACCGGGACCTTCCCCCTGTAGGCAAAGATCTGAAGTTTGCCATCCGACCTGTGCACCACGTGGTTGTTGATCTGGACGCTGTAACGGGCGAACAAGCCGGGTGGAAAGGTGAAGGGAAAACTGTATTCAATCTGCAGCTGCTCAGCCACAAAGGACTGCCCGGCCAGGTTGGTCCCGTTAATCCAGGCTTCCGCGTGCGGCACCTCGTTCTGCACGTAGCAGGGGAACTTGTACCAGGCCGTGGACCCATTCAGGGGCTTGCCCTTGGCTTTGTTGAGGCAGTAACAGAGTCCCATCTTCTCCAGCAGCTCCAGCAGCAGCTGCAGGTCCTGCTGAGCTTGGACGTGAGGCTTCAGCAGCAACCGGATGACATGGGCTGGCAGGAGCCCGTGCAGCAGAAAGCCCTCCACGTAGTGATGGAGCTGGGTGGCCCGAAGTGCGTCCTGGGTCGGGGCAGGCGGTGCCATCAGCGGGGAGCTTTCGGCCCGGCCCTCGACCTCGGCCTCGCCGCTGGTTCCCAGGAGCAGCTTCTGCAGTAGCAAGGAAGGGTCCCTCTGGAAGAAGACGTTGAGGATATCTATGAGGCGGGAGAGGTTGTGGAAGACGTGCTCCTTGAGAGCCGGGCTGTCCTCGAAGTACAGCAGCTTGCCGCTCTCGTGCAGGTAGGACAGGGCGCTCTGCAGCCGGTCCTCGGTCAGCCCGGCCTGCAGCCCCAGGCGAGCTGAGTCCCACCAGCTGAGCCAAAGCCGCTGCGCCTGCGGGGGCTGGAAGTGCAGCTCCTCCAGCACCTGCCAGGACCGGGGCAGCACGCGGTGTAAGTTGGGGAAGATTTCGCGGTGCTCCGCCACCGAGAGCAGTTTGTCGCGCAGGCGCTGTAACTGGCGCGGGTCCCGGCAGCTGACCGGCAGCACCGGCGAGAGGATCTGCAGCCTGTGGTTGAGCAGGTACTGGAAGTGGGCCTTGCGCCGCCGGAGGTTCTTGTCGGACACCCCGTAGTAGGCGGCATGAGGGCTGGCGGAACGGAGCTCGAAGTCCCGGGCCAGCGCCTCGTCCACCACCTGGGCCAGACGGCTCAGCCCCTCGGCATCGTGCTTCTCCTGCAGGGCGATCTGGCGGTGGATGTCCAGACActtctcctccagctcctgctcCCCGCACAGGTCGGCGTGGGTGCCCACGATGCACACCACGGCGTGGGGCACCCGGGCCCCCACCCGATGCAAGAAGGAGCCCACGGTGGTGGGAAAGCGGAGCGGCTCGTAGGTGGCCAAGTTCACCACCAGCACGTACAGGGCCCCGGGGGAGAGGAAGAAGGGCTGGATTACCTCGTAGCGTTCGTCCCCGGCTAGGTCATACACGATGAACCGCAGGCCCCGGGACACATCCGCCGTCCAGCTGGTCACCTCGATGCCCTTGCTCCCGAGCGGAGGCGAAGGCGGGTAGGTCTTCTCCTGGCCCCCTTCTCCGTGCTTCCCCTCCACTCTGCCCTCAGTGAGGCAGTGCCGGAGGAGGGTCTTTCCTGCCGCCTTCTGACCCATCAGAAGCAGCTTGAGGCGCGGCTGGACCGCCGGCTGGGAGTGAGCCAGCTCCTTCTGGTAGGCGGCGATGTACGGGATCCCCTTCATACAGACCTCGTAGGGGGGTTGGATCAGCGGGTTGTCCTTGATCTTCCACAGGCCCACGCGGGAGAGCTGGCCAAAGTTGTCTGGCAGCACGGCGATCTGGTTCCCCTGCAGGACAAGCTCCTCCAGGCCGGTGAGCTCGACGATGGAGTCGGGCAGGTAGCGGATCCGGTTGTTATCCAGCCACAGGGTGAGAAGACGGCCCAGGCCCGAGATCAGGGATGGCACCGAGGTGAGCTGGTTGCGACTAAGGTAGAGCTCCTCCAGGCCAGCCAGGGGCAGCAGGGCGGCTGGGAACTCCTCCAAGAGGTTGGAGGAGAGGTTGAGCATTTTGAGTCGCTGCAGACGGCTGAACTGGGGGGGCAGAGCCCGCAGCCCGTTGTTGTCCAGCATGAGGCTCTCCAGGCTGGCCAGCTCGCAGAAGCCGCTCGGCAGGGTGCCAAGCTCAGCCCCGCTCAGCCAGAGGATCTTGAGGGCGCGCAGGGCACTGATATCCTCGGGGAGGCCCCGCAGGCGGTTGCTGGACACGTCCAGCTCCTCCAGGGCCGCCAGCTGCAGCAGCTGCCGGGGAAAAGCCGTGAGCTGGTTATGGTCCACGTCGAGGGTGCGCAGGCGAGAGAGGCCGGCAAGGGAGTCGGGCAGGTGCGCCAGCCGATTGAAGCTGACGTCCAGCTCTTCCAAGTGGACCAGCGCACCCAGCTGAGCAGGCAGGGCGGGCAGCTGGTTGT
This portion of the Muntiacus reevesi chromosome 10, mMunRee1.1, whole genome shotgun sequence genome encodes:
- the MFHAS1 gene encoding malignant fibrous histiocytoma-amplified sequence 1 isoform X2; protein product: MAGTDSGNLKTVRLWRDAALRARKLRSNLRQLTLSSAGGCPGTDQLDSPDAPQLVLPANIGDIEVLNLGNNGLEEVPDGLGSALGSLRVLVLRRNRFAQLPLAVAELGHHLTELDVSHNRLSVLGAEAVGALRELRKLNLSHNQLPALPAQLGALVHLEELDVSFNRLAHLPDSLAGLSRLRTLDVDHNQLTAFPRQLLQLAALEELDVSSNRLRGLPEDISALRALKILWLSGAELGTLPSGFCELASLESLMLDNNGLRALPPQFSRLQRLKMLNLSSNLLEEFPAALLPLAGLEELYLSRNQLTSVPSLISGLGRLLTLWLDNNRIRYLPDSIVELTGLEELVLQGNQIAVLPDNFGQLSRVGLWKIKDNPLIQPPYEVCMKGIPYIAAYQKELAHSQPAVQPRLKLLLMGQKAAGKTLLRHCLTEGRVEGKHGEGGQEKTYPPSPPLGSKGIEVTSWTADVSRGLRFIVYDLAGDERYEVIQPFFLSPGALYVLVVNLATYEPLRFPTTVGSFLHRVGARVPHAVVCIVGTHADLCGEQELEEKCLDIHRQIALQEKHDAEGLSRLAQVVDEALARDFELRSASPHAAYYGVSDKNLRRRKAHFQYLLNHRLQILSPVLPVSCRDPRQLQRLRDKLLSVAEHREIFPNLHRVLPRSWQVLEELHFQPPQAQRLWLSWWDSARLGLQAGLTEDRLQSALSYLHESGKLLYFEDSPALKEHVFHNLSRLIDILNVFFQRDPSLLLQKLLLGTSGEAEVEGRAESSPLMAPPAPTQDALRATQLHHYVEGFLLHGLLPAHVIRLLLKPHVQAQQDLQLLLELLEKMGLCYCLNKAKGKPLNGSTAWYKFPCYVQNEVPHAEAWINGTNLAGQSFVAEQLQIEYSFPFTFPPGLFARYSVQINNHVVHRSDGKLQIFAYRGKVPVVVSYRPAKGVLQPDTLSIASHASLPNIWTAWQAITPLVEELNVLLQEWPGLHYTVHILCSKCLKRGSPNPHAFPGELLSQPRPEGVAEIICPKNGSERVNVALVYPPTPTVISPCSKYLHTFLDN
- the MFHAS1 gene encoding malignant fibrous histiocytoma-amplified sequence 1 isoform X1 — translated: MAGTDSGNLKTVRLWRDAALRARKLRSNLRQLTLSSAGGCPGTDQLDSPDAPQLVLPANIGDIEVLNLGNNGLEEVPDGLGSALGSLRVLVLRRNRFAQLPLAVAELGHHLTELDVSHNRLSVLGAEAVGALRELRKLNLSHNQLPALPAQLGALVHLEELDVSFNRLAHLPDSLAGLSRLRTLDVDHNQLTAFPRQLLQLAALEELDVSSNRLRGLPEDISALRALKILWLSGAELGTLPSGFCELASLESLMLDNNGLRALPPQFSRLQRLKMLNLSSNLLEEFPAALLPLAGLEELYLSRNQLTSVPSLISGLGRLLTLWLDNNRIRYLPDSIVELTGLEELVLQGNQIAVLPDNFGQLSRVGLWKIKDNPLIQPPYEVCMKGIPYIAAYQKELAHSQPAVQPRLKLLLMGQKAAGKTLLRHCLTEGRVEGKHGEGGQEKTYPPSPPLGSKGIEVTSWTADVSRGLRFIVYDLAGDERYEVIQPFFLSPGALYVLVVNLATYEPLRFPTTVGSFLHRVGARVPHAVVCIVGTHADLCGEQELEEKCLDIHRQIALQEKHDAEGLSRLAQVVDEALARDFELRSASPHAAYYGVSDKNLRRRKAHFQYLLNHRLQILSPVLPVSCRDPRQLQRLRDKLLSVAEHREIFPNLHRVLPRSWQVLEELHFQPPQAQRLWLSWWDSARLGLQAGLTEDRLQSALSYLHESGKLLYFEDSPALKEHVFHNLSRLIDILNVFFQRDPSLLLQKLLLGTSGEAEVEGRAESSPLMAPPAPTQDALRATQLHHYVEGFLLHGLLPAHVIRLLLKPHVQAQQDLQLLLELLEKMGLCYCLNKAKGKPLNGSTAWYKFPCYVQNEVPHAEAWINGTNLAGQSFVAEQLQIEYSFPFTFPPGLFARYSVQINNHVVHRSDGKLQIFAYRGKVPVVVSYRPAKGVLQPDTLSIASHASLPNIWTAWQAITPLVEELNVLLQEWPGLHYTVHILCSKCLKRGSPNPHAFPGELLSQPRPEGVAEIICPKNGSERVNVALVYPPTPTVISPCSKKNAGEKHRNQ